The Candidatus Nitrosocosmicus arcticus genome includes a region encoding these proteins:
- a CDS encoding 30S ribosomal protein S19: protein MVREFKFKGYSGEQIQKLSIETLMPLLNSRQRRSLDKRLSTYMNDEKRKFREDLKLARDGKLKGQLKTHLRDMIILPDMIGLTVLVHNGKEFVSYVIKPEMVGHYLGEYAITNKRVQHGAPGVGSSRSSLYVPLK, encoded by the coding sequence ATGGTACGTGAATTTAAATTTAAAGGATATTCCGGCGAACAAATCCAAAAACTTTCAATTGAAACACTTATGCCACTCTTAAATTCAAGGCAAAGGCGATCTTTGGACAAGAGGCTATCTACTTATATGAATGATGAAAAGAGAAAATTCAGAGAAGATTTGAAACTAGCTAGGGATGGTAAACTTAAAGGTCAATTAAAAACCCATTTAAGGGATATGATTATTTTGCCCGACATGATAGGATTAACGGTTTTGGTTCACAATGGAAAAGAATTTGTTTCTTACGTTATAAAGCCTGAAATGGTGGGTCACTATCTAGGGGAATATGCTATTACCAATAAACGAGTTCAACATGGAGCACCTGGTGTTGGTTCATCACGATCCAGCTTGTATGTCCCACTCAAGTGA
- a CDS encoding 50S ribosomal protein L22 — protein sequence MPDYSYSFQKYEKSRHVRAAIRDKSISHKHSREIAIAINNKSIEKAREFLEDVLIRKIAVPYRRYNNEVAHRSNIRDGFCSGRYPHKSTSEFLKLLDNLESNAEYKGMDLDRLKIISVVVHKGTKLKRFTPRAMGRASPKYDTLVHVEIVAMEGRSS from the coding sequence ATGCCGGATTATTCTTATTCTTTTCAAAAGTATGAAAAGTCAAGACATGTAAGGGCTGCAATTAGGGACAAATCTATTTCCCATAAGCATTCTAGAGAAATTGCCATAGCCATAAACAACAAAAGTATAGAAAAAGCGAGGGAGTTTCTGGAGGATGTTTTGATAAGAAAAATAGCAGTACCGTACAGGAGATATAACAATGAAGTAGCTCATAGATCCAACATACGAGATGGTTTTTGCTCTGGTAGATACCCACACAAATCGACATCCGAGTTCCTGAAGCTACTAGACAACCTAGAATCTAATGCGGAGTACAAGGGAATGGATTTGGATAGACTCAAAATCATTTCTGTAGTTGTTCATAAGGGAACAAAATTGAAGAGATTCACACCGAGAGCTATGGGAAGAGCAAGTCCCAAATATGATACTCTGGTTCACGTTGAAATTGTAGCCATGGAAGGTAGGTCATCTTAA